The stretch of DNA gtatgtgactgtgtgtatgcacTGTCATGAATTCTGTCAGACCGCCCACACATCTTATAGCCAAACCAGGAATCTGCACTGAGCTTACCGCAGGACTGACAATGCAAAGAGGCATTTGGGGAtaccccttagggtagggtcacccgTGCTAAatgttgctgcatattttcttttgCATATTTTGttacctattgactttaatgggtagaaaGATTAGCAGACTTaattatgcagcaaaatacagcaggtgtgaccctacccataatgggttaaggtaaaaaaaagaaaatgctgcagaatttttttatgttgatacaaatatatacagtgaccccccgacctacgatggccccgacattagataatttcagaggccatcgcatgttgaaggcagcatcaacatacaatgcttttgtatgtcgaggccatcgcataaacgcataagcgcagactgcttcagcttccgccagatagccatttacggtgccccgtgtgctccggtgatggtctcctacttgTCCCCGGgactccggagcgtcctcttcgggatcccctccatcgccggtgctctccatcgtcgtcatcacgtcgccgcgcacgccgtcccatcatgcaataggagcggcgtgcgtagtgacgtgatgacggcgacgtgtgAGTgatgatcccgggcagcagaggcattccggagcggcggggacatcacggggacacggcgacagcgatggagcgtaacatccagggcagcggtgactgtccggagcggcaggtacaggtgagtacagctttctattctttacattgcacggatcccttaacatacgatggttttaacaaacgatggttcatttggaacagattaccatcatatgttgagggaccactgtacttaaatAGTCATAGCCGTACACCTAACAAATCCTATTTAACATGTATACACAAAAGGACTAAAGACTAAAAATtcataaatacagtgatccctcaacttacaatggcctcaacatacaatagtttcaacatacaatggaccattgtaacttgaaaccagactcaacatacaatgctacagactgtccagatctgcgaaacgtgtcaatgactggaagatatgaccaattagaatgggcattcactggtaaaacccctgtattactgaagtgtatgcactgactggctgtctagtagtgccccctacagtactcgGAGgaattacatattctgtactactATTTACCTGTGCCATTGTTAGATGCTccattggacaccaagtaagggcagctCAATTTTACTTTTGTAGGACATtgtgtataggaccctgaagaagctcctgtcctccacatagacagtgatttacagctcccagcagctctttctcacTATTGTatggaaggacttgctttatctgtattagttatctacttatgtttctttaatcctcacattttcctatttttggatgacattttggtgcttcagaaccaattaccaagtttccatagagttatggtctcaacatacaatggtttcaacatacaatggtcatcctggaaccaattaatattgtaacttgagggaccattgtattaTAAAACTATAGTAATGATGTTTCTATGAAGCGTGTTCTCAATTCGTAGCACAATTGCTTACACTTGTATTTGTTAATTAATTTAAttagtatgaaagaaaaaaaattcaataagctTAATGAAGAAATTTTTGATATAAGAAAACAATCAGGTGTTGCAAATTGATGTAAACCGTAGTAAAGTCTATATTTACATACAGAAATATCAATCACACtttgtcatttatttttttcagaaacCAATTGTTTTCTTTCCCCCGCAAATCATTAACAGATCATTGTATAGTAAATatggtttttccccatttttccaTCAAACGTCTTAAAGCTTCACATCTGTCTCCAAGGAGAGCAGGGAATAGGAAAGTGATGCAAATTAAGTTGATACAGTCTGGATTCCAGTGCGCAGGTggtgtaaattttgctgaaacaaTTCAATTTCAGCAATTCAATTTATATGGAAAAGCATAGTGTGATAAATGAAAGATGATAAAGTAAAATGCTACAATGAGAATGCATACAAAGAAGGATTCCTTACtatgaaaataaaagaaatatgTTGTTGGTAagtcccttgttagaaaaaaaaatctaaaactagaTTCTTATATTTTTGAGATCTGACAAATATAAGGACAAAAAGATATCTTTTTTAGATTAATTTAAATGTTAGAAGAGTGTACGCCAAGTGtctctcaaataaattatatcaaaatacacaaaaaatatgAGCACAGTATGAAGTCAATATTAGTATCTACTTTGGAAGTGGCATATATCCCCTGGTGTACATGTGTCACATGTTGAGAACCTAGGGAGCCAAAAtcatcagttttttgtttttcaaaattacatattttgaaccattTTATGTAAAGATCACATGGAAGCCTCCAAGGTAGAGTAATGGATAGTCATACAGTAGCACACGAAagccattgaaggggtactccacccttggacttcttatcccctatccaaacgttagggaataagatgtctgatcaggggggtccagctgctggggcccTCCCTGCTGcccctggcatttgtttagagtatTGGGTGcaacgccagaggctcgtgacatcatggacacgcatagactcccatagacttgcattgatggggcgtgaccatgacgtcacaaacctccgatccgcatcgccagtcatccggcaaggagtgAAGTtttctccatgcaccagatgtctgggatgCCGAAATTGCTGGGATCCCCAGCGgctggccccccgtgatcagacatcttatcccctatcctttggataggggataagatgtctggtaattgagtacccctttaactgatgttGTTAaaattatattgtatagtatacagtgttaaCTGTGTCCCTCAGTTTAGAAAAATGTAGCAGAATTCGCTGTCCAAGGACCAAACCTGTAAACATTTTTTGCATTCGCTGAATGTAAAAGAAAAGCAAAGCGTGATAAGACTCTAAGGTAAAATATTTTTGGAAACATAATTTTTTGGAACCTATTCAAACTTGTATAGAAAGTTTGTTAGTGAAATATTTTAAATGTGCTTGGGATGGCAGGAATATTAAAAACACTTGTACGTCCTTCACCATTGCCGTTCTGATTGTGCTGGTCCCACTGTTCAAAGGTCTCCGTTCTGTGTCCTACAATACAAAAAGAGACAGGCACCCCGTACAACAATACAACTTTGGGTGCAAACTAGTTGCAAAATTACATATACACCAAAAAAAGAAGAAGCTCGCACACCAACTAATAAAGGTTATAAAAGTACATCTTTATTGAAACAGACACAAAAAATGCGAATACAAACAATTAAAATAGTTCAAAATACAGTTGACCAGAGCAGAGGCATATAATCCTACTACACTCACCCCATACTGGGTATAATAACCCCAAGGGTATAGGCAATCCCGATACCGTGCAATAATCAAACTAATTCTCCAGCAGCTGCACCACAAAAACAAGGGAGCAAAGTCCATCCAAATTTTACAATATTAAACATATTTACCAAATACAATATGTACTGGGATTCTCTCacaatgatgcaaaaaaaaaaaaaaaaattaaaaaaataaataaaaaaaaaataataaaaaaaaaaaaatatatatatatatatatatatatatatatatatacatacatacagcaataATCATATAAGCAGCATCCTATATATGTGGTAAATGAAATGAATCACAAAGTGCTGTGTGCTGAATGTGCTAGGACGCGGGTGCAAGAGGAAAAAGCTGCTGAATGGCAAGACTGTCTAATAGTGTGTTAAATATTAATACCGGTCATAGTGTATGGCACGGTCACCATTGGAGGAATAAGTGAGCAGCTTCTTAAAAACAAATGCCTTATTAATCGgtctataacacgcactggcgtataacacgcacccccattttaacagggaaatttaagtaaaaaaaaaaagtaaaataaattacttggactaaatgccacatcatcccccccaacttcgttttcttctgcacctcagtttggtcccgtcccctccagtgccacatcattccttcccttttatcagtccctgtgccacatttacccctctcattgccaccccctatgtctcatcatccccctatgtctcatcatttccccctgtcatagaccaccactagccatacaaacattaagcctttagtgcctccccccaccatcatttcccctgtctcatcatgtccaccATCATTCCccttcatcatttccccctgtctcatcatccccccatcatgttcctcctgtgctattcttcccctccctcatcattcccccttttcccctgcttttcatattttttttttattttccttacctggctgcgcttcagcAGGTGGCAGTTCTTGcgggctgtggtcagtgaagcagatgagtgacatcctctcccggcttctctgcgcggcataagggacgtcacttttcatttcctctaACCGCCGCTAGTCAGAGTTCGGAGACCGGCGAATACAGGAAATTAAATGTGACAtctctgatgccgcgcagagaagccgggagaggacgtcacttatctgcttcactgaccacagcccgcaagacccgccgcctgctgaagcgcagccaggtaaggaaaataaaaaaaaaactatgaaaagcaggggaaaaggggggaatgataagggaggagggaggtaagaaaaattaaaagcagagcggggaggagccgacgctggtcactgatttaaagtggccgtggctgtgatgctaatacttaacaagcagctgctgctgcggccactttaaatcagtgaccagaagatttatcggtgtataacacccaggcaggctttttgccttaaatttaagttttaaaagtgcgtgttatacgccgataaaaatggtatacatttattttaatacatttctatacatttatatattgtaAGCTTCTAGACATCATGGTAGACAAAACAAATCATCTCATGTAAAAACAATCCTTGTATAAATGTTACAATAAGTACAGTAGGAATGGTAGGCATGTCCTTAGAATTTTCTcaccaactgaggtttgtgtcaGCTGGATCCATCTTGGGAAGTCCTAAGGTGGACACTTCTGTTAGCATCCTTCATCAGGCTGGTCTGGTCTGCTTGGCCCCGCCTTCCTCCTTCTTTTTTCCTTGTTCCTTGTGTTGGCTTCTGTTAGGCCTCTTTATATACCATAACCATGGGTGTATACATTATCTAATGGCTACACTGTTATCTGATTGGACATTTCTCATCCTTCATATATGGTAGCCCTTTAAATCCTCTACGTTACTACGTGACTATTCTCCAAATAGTCAATGCAGAAATACGTCACTCTCAAAAATGTCGTGGGTGCTGGAGTTAGGAATCCCAATCCTTAcgtacataaaaaagaaaaaacttcgcaCACCACTTCTCACGGTGAAGTAGATTTAGATTTTATTAGCAATCCAATAGTTAAACAGTATGACGTTTCGGTCCTAcctggaccttcatcagatctataaattatacaaacAAGAGGTgtcaaaaaaagggggaaaaaaaggtaaACAGAATACCTAGTAGCATAATGGTTAAGGAAAAGAAAGGAAAACATAATAGTATAGTAATATCCAAGTGCAGGCCGACTCGAATCCAATCAATCTCAGTAGTAACTACTGGAATCATTAATTTGCAACGAACTGGTACCTAATGATACAGTGACAAGTCTCCTAAAATGTTACTTAAAACATGACAAAGTAGTGGATAGGATCGAGTATCCGTCCTAAAGGTGAATGAAGCACCGTAAACAGGGTATGTCATAGGTATAAAATTTACAAGATCCTATGTAATATGTACAAACGAGTATAACAATGTACAAAGCATGTGGGTGAAAAGACCGTAATCGGGAtataacatcagtatacagtctgCAAGGTATGTTAtcatatatatatgggtataacATGGTATAGAATATGCCATGTAGAGCGGATATAACCTTATGGTTCTTATGGAGACTTACCCGGATTGCTGTGGAGGTCAGAGTAAAGAGCCGGCGTATAGCCGTGTGTGGAGGTAGTCTGAAGTGCAACCTATGGTCGCTGGAGGCATCAGGAAACTGAGGTGGAAGGGGAGATGTTTAAATGTGATAAGGAAGTGATGTCACTTCCGGTTTGTCCATGTATGACTCAGTCAAAAATAGACAAATGCTGAATTGGACATATCTGTAGGAGTATATGTGAATGGTCTATAAGGGCAATGGATGAGAGATGGTGAAATTCGGTTACCTGTAGTGCCTGTAGTTCCAGAGCCACCGTCGGTTGTGAAACCGGAAGTGCGGTGTGTCATGTGATTTGGGCTGTGGAACGCAAATGCGTTCCACCCATAGAGATAGATGAACATGGAAACCGGAAGTGACGTCGTGGAACGCAAACAGCATTCCACAGTACAGGAAATGTGTCAGAATGAATGAGAGTGTGTTAAATTGAGTGTATTAAAGTGATGTAATGGAAAAAGGGTGTTGTAAATAGGAAAGAACTAATGAATATAGAGAGGGACAGCCATATAGGAGGATATAGATAAAGAATTATGTGTGATGAACAGGATCAGTGTCAAGGGTGTAAGACACAGAAAAAAAGGGGGTGTAATGAACTAAGTGTAATAGAATGATATATGGGAACAAGGCGTTATAAATGAAAAAGGGCTGATGAATAGAGGAAGGGGTAGCCATAAGGGGGGATATGTACGTAGAGGATTATGTGtgatgaaatagggaaaatgtggGATCAAAAAGTAATATAAGAAAAAGTATAGAGGTGTGAGAGGTGCATTAAATGGGAAAAACGAAAAAAAGAAGCAAACATGAGAAGGATCAACAGAATGGCAGATAACCGACTTTAAGTGTTAGGGGGATAATAAAATGTCTGAAAGGATACGAGAATAGGTGGGCCCCCACAGCATTGGTCCGGAGATAGTATCCTCAGCGCacctgggggaaaaaaagggtaTATCATCAGCATGTTACAGCGTAGTCAAGTAAAGACACTATACATATTAGTAATGTCATATTCCCGGTTGAGCCCATGCGGTTCCAGTGTCTGTAGTCTATGTATCCAATATGCTTCCCTCAACTTCAACAGCCTACTTCTGTTACCACCTCTCCTATTTCTATGAATCTGTTCTAATACCTGGAATCTCAGCTGTGATGGAGTGTGATTATGTGTATCAAAGTGGTGAGGAACAGGTAGTAGTAGGTTTTTCCGTCTGATGGTAGATTTGTGTTGTGAGATACGGTCGCGAATTTTTTGGGTTGTTTCACCTACATATGCTAGGCCGCATGGACACTTCAATAAATAAATCACAAAATTAGTATCACAGGTAAAAAATCCTTTAAGAGGAATTGACTCTCCAGATCTGGGATGGTGTGTGCGATCTCCTTTTATTATGCTGTTACACTGTATACAATGGAGGCATGGGAACGTGCCATTTTTACGGGGTTTTAACAGAGTTTGAGTGGAATGTGTATTGGCATTCCAATGCCTATGTCAGCTCGTACCAAACGGTCTCTCAAATTCCTTGGTCTTCTGAAGCATGGCATAAATGGGTCTTTAAATTCATTAACATTAGGAAGGGCTTGGTGTAATAATGGCCAGTGTTTTCTTATTATGCCATGTACTTTGTATGAAAATGGATGATATGTGTGAACAAACGGTATACGGGCTGTATTGTTTGATCTGGGGGTTCTAGATTGTTGTGCCTTGGCGAGGACCCGCTCGGGGTAGCCTCTTGTTCTAAATTTCACTGACATTTCTTCTATACGTTGTTGTTGTGTCTGTGGGTTGCTGACTATGCGTTTAACTCTGTGAAATTGTGATCTTGGAAGGGATTCTATTGTGGATTTGGGATGATAACTGGTATATAGGAGTAAATTATTGCGGTCCGTGGGTTTAGTGTAGAGGTCAGTGGTAAGTTGTCCCAGGGAATCAACTATTACGGTGGTATCTAGGAAGTCTATGTGATTTGAATGGTAGTGCATGGTAAATTGTAACTCAGGCCAAATGGAGTTTATGTATTCATGGAATGATTGTAGGGTGGGCAATGGTCCTTTCCAAATACAGAATATATCATCGATATATCTTTTCCAGACCAAGGAGTGGGTCTGGAATGCTGGGTCAGGGTAAATGTATTGTGCCTCAAACCAAGCCATATAGGCATTGGCATATGGGGGTGCCATGTTGGACCCCATTGCCGTCCCTTGTATCTGCAGGAAGAAGTCATCTTGAAATAAAAAGTAGTTATTGTGTAAAACTAGTTCCAAAATGTCAGTGCAAAAATCTATGGTATCGGGTGTGAAGGCGGAATTAATGAGTAACTGTTTGGTGGCATGAAGTCCTTTTTCATGTTTAATTGAGGTGTACAGGCTGTTTACATCCAAGGTAACTAGAATAGAGTCTGGGGGGATATTAGTGATGCCGTGGATTAGTTGGATGAAGGCTGTAGTGTCGAGAAGAAAAGAAGGTGTTGTCTTAATGAGTGGTGTGAGGATTTTTTCGAGAGTAATGGACAGGGGTGAGAGTACGGATTCAGTTGAGGCTACAATTGGACGACCAGGAGGGTGTTGAAGATTTTTATGAATTTTCGGAAGTGTGTATAAGACAGGAGTTATTGGGTGTTCTTTACGGAGAAATGTATGGGTCTTGCTATCAATGATGTTGAGTTCTAGATAGTGATCTATACATTCTAGTATTTTTTGTTCAATCTTTTTTACGGGATCTGAATCAAGtttcctgtatatactggtgtCGTTCAATTGTGAATGAATTTCACGTATGTACTCAGTGGTATCCTGTACCACTATTGCTCCCCCCTTATCCGCTGGTTTAATGATAATTGCTTTATCATTTTGTAAGTCCCCTAGGGCACGTATCTCACTGGAGGTGAAGTTGTTGGGGTAATGGAGAGTGCCTTTAGAGATTTCCTTGCGGAGAGAAGAAATATCTCTTTTAATGAAATCAATAAAAGTTTCAACAGCGGGTGGTCCTCTCGGGGGCGTAAATCTGCTAGGGATTTTTATCCCGAGTGTTTGGGTGTTGATTGGGGTCAAAGTAGTGGTTTGGGTGGGAACCGTACATGTTTGACTatcaaaaaatgcttttaatctGATATTTCTAAAGAATCTATGTAAATCCAAGTCTAGTTGGAAAAGATCAAATGAATAAGTTGGACAGAAAGACAATCCCCTTTGTAGAAGCTCTATCTGTGTGGGTGTCAAAGATTTAGAGGAAATGTTAACAACTAGAGGTGGGGTTGTGGAGGTGTGTGGGCATACCTGTGATCTAGTAGTCGTGGTACTCTCTGTTATGTTCGGAACTCCAAACCCACCCCTCCTTCTCTGTGGGCGGCGTCTCCCGCCGGGACGACCTCTTCCATAGTAGGCTTCATTGCCCTCGGAACTTGATGAGTATGTATCTTGTGATGTTCCTCTATTAGAATAATAGGGTCTCTGTCCGATGATGGGGTCTTGCCATCTGTACACATGATTCTGTAGATAGTCCTCGGTATCTCGGACAAATTTgtctcttttcttcttttctgagtCTTTCTTATGTTTGTCAAGATTCATCGTCAATCGTTCTTTTGTTCTGGTCAATTCCTCTGGATTGAGAGCGGTATCCAGCTGTGCTTCAATGGTTTTCACCTTATCCTGTAGCAGCTTAATTTCTTTTTGCAGAAAGTCCACTGTAAGTGTCATGATGTCATTTGAACATTTGTTcaaaatttgtataaaaaaatcacaataaTCTTTCTTGTCGCTGAAGATTGTGGGTCTCAATTTAACACGAAGTCCACGTGGTATTCTATGAACTTTCAGATATTCTGTTAATGTGGCACAATGGAGTTCGAGGTTCACTAGATGTCGAGACTCCCGTTCCAGTTCGCGTGTGCGAAATTCATATGATGGAACTTGAAGAAAATCACTGGACAGAGTGGTCCTTGCTATTATTCTGTCGGTCTCGTCTTGATCATAATGAAAGACGTTACTAGCCATTCTTCAGTTGAAGTGACCGTATAGGGAAAGTATATTCAATGCAGAAATACGTCACTCTCAAAAATGTCGTGGGTGCTGGAGTTAGGAATCCCAATCCTTACgtacatataaaagaaaaaacttcgcACACCACTTCTCACGGTGAAGTAGATTTAGATTTTATTAGCAATCCAATAGTTAAACAGTATGACGTTTCGGTCCTAcctggaccttcatcagatctataaattatacaaacAAGAGGTgtcaaaaaaagggggaaaaaaaggtaaACAGAATACCTAGTAACATAATGGTTAAGGAAAAGAAAGGAAAACATAATAGTATAGTAATATCCAAGTGCAGGCCGACTCGAATCCAATCAATCTCAGTAGTAACTACTGGAATCATTAATTTGCAACGAACTGGTACCTAATGATACAGTGACAAGTCTCCTAAAATGTTACTTAAAACATGACAAAGTAGTGGATAGGATCGAGTATCCGTCCTAAAGGTGAATGAAGCACCGTAAACAGGGTATGTCATAGGTATAAAATTTACAAGATCCTATGTAATATGTACAAACGAGTATAACAATGTACAAAGCATGTGGGTGAAAAGACCGTAATCGGGAtataacatcagtatacagtctgCAAGGTATGTTAtcatatatatatgggtataacATGGTATAGAATATGCCATGTAGAGCGGATATAACCTTATGGTTCTTATGGAGACTTACCCGGATTGCTGTGGAGGTCAGAGTAAAGAGCCGGCGTATAGCCGTGTGTGGAGGTAGTCTGAAGTGCAACCTATGGTCGCTGGAGGCATCAGGAAACTGAGGTGGAAGGGGAGATGTTTAAATGTGATAAGGAAGTGATGTCACTTCCGGTTTGTCCATGTATGACTCAGTCAAAAATAGACAAATGCTGAATTGGACATATCTGTAGGAGTATATGTGAATGGTCTATAAGGGCAATGGATGAGAGATGGTGAAATTCGGTTACCTGTAGTGCCTGTAGTTCCAGAGCCACCGTCGGTTGTGAAACCGGAAGTGCGGTGTGTCATGTGATTCGGGCTGTGGAACGCAAATGCGTTCCACCCATAGAGATAGATGAACATGGAAACCGGAAGTGACGTCGTGGAACGCAAACAGCATTCCACAGTACAGGAAATGTGTCAGAATGAATGAGAGTGTGTTAAACTGAGTGTATTAAAGTGATGTAATGGAAAAAGGGTGTTGTAAATAGGAAAGAACTAATGAATATAGAGAGGGACAGCCATATAGGAGGATATAGATAAAGAATTATGTGTGATGAACAGGATCAGTGTCAAGGGTGTAAGACACAGAAAAAAAGGGGGTGTAATGAACTAAGTGTAATAGAATGATATATGGGAACAAGGCGTTATAAATGAAAAAGGGCTGATGAATAGAGGAAGGGGTAGCCATAAGGGGGGATATGTACGTAGAGGATTATGTGtgatgaaatagggaaaatgtggGATCAAAAAGTAATATAAGAAAAAGTATAGAGGTGTGAGAGGTGCATTAAATGGGAAAAACGAAAAAAAGACGCATGGGCTCAACCGGGAATATGACATTACTAATATGTAGAGTGTCTTTACTTGACTACGCTGTAACATGCTGATGATAtaccctttttttcccccaggtGCGCTGAGGATACTATCTCCGGACCAATGCTGTGGGGGCCCACCTATTCTCGTATCCTTTCAGACATTTTATTATCCCCCTAACACTTAAAGTCGGTTATCTGCCATTCTGTTGAATCTTCTCATGTTTGCTTCTTTTTTTCGTTTTTCCCATTTAATGCACCTCTCACACCTCTATACTTTTTCTTATATTACTTTTTGATCccacattttccctatttcatcaCACATAATCCTCTACGTACATATCCCCCCTTATGGCTACCCCTTCCTCTATTCATCAGCCCTTTTTCATTTATAACGCCTTGTTCCCATATATCATTCTATTACACTTAGTTCATTACACCCCCTTTTTTTCTGTGTCTTACACCCTTGACACTGATCCTGTTCATCACACATAATTCTTTATCTATATCCTCCTATATGGCTGTCCCTCTCTATATTCATTAGTTCTTTCCTATTTACAACACCCTTTTTCCATTACATCACTTTAATACACTCAGTTTAACACACTCTCATTCATTCTGACACATTTCCTGTACTGTGGAATGCTGTTTGCGTTCCACGACGTCACTTCCGGTTTCCATGTTCATCTATCTCTATGGGTGGAACGCATTTGCGTTCCACAGCCCGAATCACATGACACACCGCACTTCCGGTTTCACAACCGACGGTGGCTCTGGAACTACAGGCACTACAGGTAACCGAATTTCACCATCTCTCATCCATTGCCCTTATAGACCATTCACATATACTCCTACAGATATGTCCAATTCAGCATTTGTCTATTTTTGACTGAGTCATACATGGACAAACCGGAAGTGACATCACTTCCTTATCACATTTAAACATCTCCCCTTCCACCTCAGTTTCCTGATGCCTCCAGCGACCATAGGTTGCACTTCAGACTACCTCCACACACGGCTATACGCCGGCTCTTTACTCTGACCTCCACAGCAATCCGGGTAAGTCTCCATAAGAACCATAAGGTTATATCTGCTCTACATGGCATATTCTATACCATgttatacccatatatatatgaTAACATACCTTGcagactgtatactgatgttataTCCCGATTACGGTCTTTTCACCCACATGCTTTGTACATTGTTATACTCGTTTGTACATATTACATAGGATCTTGTAAATTTTATACCTATGACATACCCTGTTTACGGTGCTTCATTCACCTTTAGGACGGATACTCGATCCTATCCACTACTTTGTCATGTTTTAAGTAACATTTTAGGAGACTTGTCACTGTATCATTAGGTACCAGTTCGTTGCAAATTAATGATTCCAGTAGTTACTACTGAGATTGATTGGATTCGAGTCGGCCTGCACTTGGATATTACTATACTATTATGTTTTCCTTTCTTTTCCTTAACCATTATGTTACTAGGTATTCTGTttacctttttttccccctttttttgacACCTCTTgtttgtataatttatagatctgatgaaggtccaggTAGGACCGAAACGTCATACTGTTTAACTATTGGATTGCTAATAAAATCTAAATCTACTTCACCGTGAGAAGTGGTGTgcgaagttttttcttttatatgtacGTAAGGATTGGGATTCCTAACTCCAGCACCCACGACATTTTTGAG from Hyla sarda isolate aHylSar1 chromosome 5, aHylSar1.hap1, whole genome shotgun sequence encodes:
- the LOC130274176 gene encoding uncharacterized protein LOC130274176 is translated as MASNVFHYDQDETDRIIARTTLSSDFLQVPSYEFRTRELERESRHLVNLELHCATLTEYLKVHRIPRGLRVKLRPTIFSDKKDYCDFFIQILNKCSNDIMTLTVDFLQKEIKLLQDKVKTIEAQLDTALNPEELTRTKERLTMNLDKHKKDSEKKKRDKFVRDTEDYLQNHVYRWQDPIIGQRPYYSNRGTSQDTYSSSSEGNEAYYGRGRPGGRRRPQRRRGGFGVPNITESTTTTRSQVR